In Candidatus Woesearchaeota archaeon, a single genomic region encodes these proteins:
- a CDS encoding ABC transporter ATP-binding protein produces the protein MQATTSPSEGGGLLHRLIPRNSSARASAPTTQNQVAPPQNTANPSPHDASAAHAPLISFQNVYKKIEKQLILRDITLSIFPGEIFGLIGASGAGKTTLLRCLIGFYKINSGMILYQDKDISKNPRLIRTIFGFGSQDNCFYEKLTLYENLHYFGQLYGVPEKIIKERAENLLGLVELTDFRNAQAKNLSGGMRRRLDLACSLMHSPKILILDEPTAGLDPGLRKHMWELITKINATGTTIIVSSHLLGEIGHFCTRIGIINHGELLKIGPPDQLKDLYSKDEEIHLETFPGKYPQIAAEIRRERLPVNYITVHDHKLIVYTSQAEFVLHKILLILEAMRERLLDVHVDKPSLNEVFEALTEKQKIRGSSEDQLVDYIKKILGRGYTKEQARQTLLQQGWPEDVVNAVMIKMT, from the coding sequence ATGCAAGCAACTACCTCTCCATCTGAAGGTGGAGGACTTTTACATAGGTTGATTCCTAGAAATTCCTCAGCGAGAGCTTCCGCTCCAACTACGCAAAATCAGGTTGCTCCTCCTCAAAATACCGCAAATCCTTCTCCTCATGACGCGTCTGCTGCGCACGCGCCGCTCATCAGTTTTCAGAACGTCTACAAGAAAATAGAAAAACAACTGATTCTCCGGGACATCACTCTTTCTATCTTTCCAGGAGAAATCTTTGGTCTTATCGGCGCGAGCGGCGCGGGAAAAACAACGCTGCTCCGCTGTCTCATTGGCTTCTACAAAATAAATTCAGGAATGATTCTTTATCAGGACAAGGATATCTCCAAAAATCCGCGTCTTATTCGAACAATCTTTGGTTTTGGAAGTCAGGATAATTGTTTCTACGAAAAACTGACGCTCTATGAAAATCTTCATTATTTTGGTCAGCTCTACGGTGTTCCTGAAAAAATCATCAAGGAACGCGCTGAAAATCTTCTTGGTCTTGTCGAACTTACTGATTTTCGTAATGCTCAAGCAAAGAATCTCTCGGGGGGGATGCGACGGCGTTTAGATCTTGCATGCTCGCTCATGCATTCCCCCAAGATTCTTATTTTAGACGAACCCACCGCGGGACTTGACCCAGGTTTGCGAAAACATATGTGGGAGTTGATCACTAAAATTAACGCGACCGGAACAACAATTATTGTTTCGAGCCACTTGCTTGGTGAAATTGGTCATTTTTGCACGAGAATTGGGATTATTAATCATGGGGAGTTATTGAAAATTGGTCCTCCTGACCAGCTCAAAGATTTATATAGCAAGGATGAAGAAATTCATCTTGAAACATTCCCTGGAAAATATCCACAGATTGCTGCGGAAATTCGACGTGAGCGATTGCCTGTGAATTACATTACTGTGCATGACCATAAACTTATTGTGTATACATCTCAGGCTGAATTTGTTTTGCACAAAATCTTGTTGATTTTGGAAGCGATGCGTGAGCGATTGCTTGATGTTCACGTGGACAAGCCAAGTCTTAACGAAGTGTTTGAAGCGCTAACAGAAAAACAAAAAATTCGCGGCTCAAGCGAAGATCAGCTTGTGGACTACATCAAAAAAATACTTGGCCGAGGTTATACAAAAGAGCAGGCACGGCAGACCTTACTTCAACAAGGCTGGCCTGAAGACGTCGTGAACGCAGTCATGATTAAAATGACATAG
- a CDS encoding ABC transporter permease translates to MMNPIAYLKIVLEMIKKNFRVLIRSRSSALVILLGPFFIIFLIGAAFNTSSLHGIRVGVYAAEENEVLDKILKSLEDNDFAVTRSSTEEECIDLVKSGGVHLCISFPGSLSEESIAREIIFHVDYSKVNLVFTILNVITGEVEDISTDLSVEYTKLLIEQMNATAAQISEKASLISDLSSNAEQMKESLETLSAELSGIEVSSSEFGISDVESYISESSSQIDEFGTIAEETTATGEALLDDLESYISSFEEELNSQVDQITDFQDTVDEYASLACAFDFSSVEGLSFDPCTDLTSVQDALESAASEAEGISSDFDELQEQLDDVRSQLETAQSQQESVLAAAQTNLDSLQSQLEASSAKIDEISEQKDAIASDIDAMIALLDENIATIDAVQQSISEISDSMSSAAIGDAEDIVNPVLTRIKPILEKKSYLDYTMPALIVLVIMFMSILLSSTIVMTEKQSRAYFRNYITPIPDFTFLVSIYLTNIIVVFFQAMILLVIADLAFGVSIFSNFPSILFAILIIGSIFILLGMSIGYLFVSEETSTLASISLSSIFLLFSSFLIPIESLSETIGSIAVYNPFVLSEGVLRQLVIFGNSFFSAGNDVFILLFYVLFLAAVLYVCELIDKRRIH, encoded by the coding sequence ATGATGAATCCCATTGCGTATCTCAAGATTGTTCTTGAGATGATAAAAAAGAATTTCCGTGTTCTTATTAGATCCCGCTCTTCCGCGCTCGTTATTCTTCTCGGTCCTTTTTTTATTATCTTTCTCATTGGCGCGGCATTTAACACCTCAAGCCTTCACGGCATTCGTGTTGGTGTTTACGCAGCAGAAGAAAATGAAGTTCTTGATAAAATCCTCAAGAGTCTTGAAGATAATGATTTTGCTGTTACACGATCTTCAACAGAAGAAGAATGTATTGATCTTGTGAAGAGTGGTGGTGTGCACCTTTGCATTAGTTTTCCTGGAAGTTTGTCTGAAGAATCCATAGCTCGTGAAATTATTTTCCACGTCGATTACAGCAAAGTGAATCTCGTCTTTACTATCCTCAATGTCATTACAGGAGAAGTGGAAGATATTTCTACTGACCTCAGCGTTGAATATACAAAATTACTTATCGAACAGATGAACGCGACAGCTGCGCAAATTTCTGAAAAGGCGTCGCTCATCAGCGATCTTTCCAGCAACGCAGAGCAAATGAAAGAAAGTCTTGAAACTCTTTCTGCTGAACTCAGCGGCATTGAAGTGAGTAGCAGCGAATTTGGCATTAGCGATGTTGAATCCTATATTTCTGAGAGCAGTAGTCAGATTGATGAATTTGGAACTATAGCGGAGGAAACGACCGCGACAGGCGAAGCGCTTCTTGATGATCTTGAATCCTATATTTCTTCGTTTGAAGAAGAACTGAATAGTCAGGTTGATCAAATCACTGATTTTCAGGACACTGTTGATGAATACGCTTCTCTCGCGTGCGCGTTTGATTTTAGTTCTGTCGAAGGGCTTTCTTTTGATCCTTGCACTGATCTCACTTCTGTGCAGGACGCGCTCGAATCCGCCGCGTCAGAAGCAGAAGGTATTAGTTCAGATTTTGATGAACTCCAAGAGCAACTTGACGATGTTCGCAGCCAGCTTGAAACCGCGCAATCACAGCAGGAATCTGTTCTTGCGGCCGCGCAAACAAATCTTGATTCTCTCCAAAGCCAACTTGAAGCGAGTTCCGCGAAAATTGATGAGATCAGCGAGCAGAAAGATGCGATTGCTTCGGACATTGACGCAATGATTGCGCTGCTTGATGAAAATATCGCGACGATTGACGCTGTGCAACAAAGTATTAGCGAAATCAGCGACAGCATGTCTTCAGCCGCTATCGGTGACGCAGAGGATATTGTCAATCCAGTACTCACCCGTATCAAACCTATTCTTGAGAAAAAGTCGTATCTTGATTATACTATGCCTGCGCTTATTGTTCTTGTGATCATGTTCATGAGCATTCTGCTTTCTTCTACGATAGTTATGACAGAAAAACAATCACGCGCGTATTTCAGAAATTATATCACGCCAATTCCTGATTTTACATTTTTAGTGAGCATTTATCTCACGAACATTATCGTTGTCTTTTTTCAGGCGATGATTCTCCTTGTTATCGCGGATCTTGCGTTTGGGGTTTCCATCTTTTCAAATTTTCCTTCTATTTTGTTCGCAATCCTTATTATTGGTTCTATCTTTATTCTCCTCGGCATGTCTATTGGCTATCTTTTTGTTTCTGAAGAAACATCTACTCTTGCTTCCATTTCACTTTCCAGTATTTTCCTGCTCTTTTCCTCCTTCCTGATTCCTATCGAAAGCTTGTCAGAAACCATTGGCTCTATCGCGGTCTATAATCCATTTGTGCTCAGTGAAGGAGTTCTTCGTCAACTGGTGATCTT